The Larus michahellis chromosome 18, bLarMic1.1, whole genome shotgun sequence genome contains the following window.
gcaatttttgaaggtggcttataagaaagaaggagaaagacgTTTTATCAGGGCCTGTAGTGAAAGAGCAAGGGTTGGTggcttaaaactgaaagagggtagatttagattggacataaggaagaaatcattgtatgatgagggtggtgagacactgtaaaATGTTACCCGGAGATGTTATGGaagccccatcattggaagtgttcaaggtgaGCTTAGATgcgtctctgagcaacctgatctagtgagagATGCCGCTGGCCATGACAAGGGGGactggactagatggtctttcgCGGTGTCTTCCCATGTGTGCAAATGCATACATGAGCACAGCAAGAGGAACATGTATGTGAGCAtgaacatgcacacacaccactGAGAACTACGGCACTCAATGCCAGCTCACAGCCTCTCGGGATGACTCTAGGCAAGTCCTTCAGGTGCCACAGTCAAGGCAATGAATCAGGCAGCATCAGCTTTAATGAGCTCAAGAGCTTGATGCTGGTTCAGTCAATTGTTTTCTCactagaaaagagaaagaaagcacagtGGAGTCGAAGCTGCCATGACCTTTCCAGATATTGAGCTTCTCcatgccccagctctgcaggtcaGGCATAACATAAAATCTAGAGAACATCCATACTGCTGCAACTACAAAGAATCTCCACATTACAACGGAAAAAactcctccagccctcagatcattcCAGATGTCCTAAGTGATCTCTTTAAGGGCGATGTTGGGGTGTGGGACTTGGCCCAGCACTGTAAAGGGTACAGTGCCTCAGTGGTGAGCCTCGGACAAGCCAGactccccacaggctgcaaaaaCTGGAGCACCAGAAATGACACAGATTGATCCCACTAAGAAAGTCACTCAGCATcttcaaagcattccttaaaatGCTATTTACTAGTGCTAAGACTAGAAAGAGAGGACAGTATAGACAACCTTAAATCCCATCAGAGGCTGGGAACTCGGAGCTGCTTTACATCACCTGCTCTCACAGAttgaaagaatcacagaatggctgaggttggaagggactcctgGAAGTCACCTTGTCCACCCTCCCCACACAAGCAGAACCACCAAGAggcagttgcccaggaccatgtccaggtaGTTTTTCAATATCTCTAAAGAGGGAGACTCAGTAAACTCCCTGGGACACCTATGCCAGTGCCCAGTCACTCCCACAGCACAGGACAATGTGCTGCCCCCTCTCCAGGGCACAGGTCACTGGACTGATCGCATCCACAGAGGATTACCCAGTTTTGGTCAGTCGAGTATTAGAGCATTGCCTTCAAAGGAAACAGTTCTATTCATCAGTTCTACTGTCAAACACCACAACCCTGCCAGCTGTTTATTGGATGTGAACAAATACGAGCAGCTTTCCCATCCCTGTTTCTTAGGGTGCAAATCAAGAGGTTGCGCAGAGGAGTAAGAATCATGTAAAGAACAGCTGCTGTTCTGTCCAGTGACCATTTGGAGGTCACTTCCCATGATGGTGAAGACACATGGGCCCTAGCAACAGACcacagcagtgaaatgggaagcacAGGTTGAGGCAGCTCTGGGcctgccttctgcacagcagagtcACAGGGTGGTTCTTGGTCTGCACCTGTAGGAAGTGAGAATGAAGATGAAGCAGTGAAGGGTCTCGTCATCAGTACTGAAGGTAATCACGGCCTTGTTGGCACAAGTGCCAGCACAAGCCATGTCCAGGGCAGCTTGTGAATCAGCTAAGAAGTGGAGGATGTGCTTGGGCCTGCAGGAAGCCAAATGGGAGGTGAGTAATGCATGCAGAGAAGGAACCAGGGAACCAGCCGGCCATGTGCCTGCCACCAGCCAGATGCACACAGCCTTATGCACGATGGCCTTATAGTGCAGTGGGTTGCAGAGCATCAAGCAGTGGTTGTAGGACATGAAAGTGTAGAGAAAGCATTGAGCACTTCCCAGGAGCCAGAAGTACAGGTGGGCCATGCAGCTGTGGAAGGAGATGTGTATGTCCCCTGGCCTGAGAAGCCATACAGAACCTTTGGAAGGAAGGCACTGGAGAAGAGAGACTGCAACTTTTGGTCTTCAGTCATTCGGAGCTACAGTTCATCCACCATAATTCCATCCAAGTGGAGAACGTGGGTAGGGTGATTACCGTCCTTGCACTtgtacagtttgtgccaaggcaACTGGATTTTCATGATGGGAAATAAGATATGAGACTGTGGTGGCTGCCAAGAGGTAGTTCCACCGATCATAAGGAAACAAGGTTGCTCGGAGCCCCGTCTAACCTAACCTtgacacttccaatgatggggcttccataacatctctgggcaacattttacagtgtctcaccacccttatcatacaaaaatgtcttccttatatccaatcttaATCTACCCACTTTCAGTTTTAAGCCATCGCGCCTTACCCtttcactacaggccctggtaaaaggAATTTACATGTTAAAAAGTGCTCTCCCTCCAAGAAAGGCAGCCAATTCCTGAGTAAAAATTATTTAGGGGGACCAATGAAGCAGTCAAGAGCTCTGCACCTGCCTTCAGCATTCATGGGAAGTGCACCCAGTACCCTCATCCTTGCTGATCTTCCCGTTCTCCTGCACAGTTTCTATCACAGCAATTTGATCTCCTTCAGAAATCAACTGTCCCCACTTCTGTGCTGACCACTCTCAGCTCCACATGCTTAGCTCCAGTTTCGAGCCTTGATACATTCAGCGGCATAGACGACTTTACCCTGCTGATGCCTCCAGGCCATGGCCCCTAAATGAGGTGGTGGAGGGGAGACGTCGACCCAAAGGCTGTTCCCTGCATGACCACTCCTGCTATTCTGCCAGCAAATCATCTTCCAGAGCCCCACACCcttcaccccaccaccccagagcagctccaacCATAGTGAGAGGAACACCCTTCCTCAAGAGCTCATGGGGCTGCTGAGCCCTCAGGTTCTCCTGCCTTCTGGGCATTTGTGGGCAGAGATACCAGCAGGGCAAGGCTTGATGgtcactggcagcagagcagctagggatgtcttcctcagctccaagggatggTTCCCAAAAGAGAAGCCAATGTAGGGTGTTTGAACTGCTCATTTGTCTGTGACTGGAGCAGGGTTTCCTTGTGCTCTCAATCCCTTCCACCCCTTCTCCTTTGGCATCTTGGGGACCATCCAGATAGGGAAGGACCACATGGAGGCCAAGCTTGAATGCAACAGAACTTTAATGAgtcaaaagagggaaagaaatctCTGCCAGTGGAGGCCACCAATGCATGGATGCCCAGGGGCAGCTGTGAGTCTTTGGTCCTTGACTGTGGAGATGTTTCCTCATCGTGTCTGTCTGCCCACCccacagaggatgaggaagacaGATGGTCCCCACCAGGGTAGCCTTGTGGGAACCTTGCTGCTAAGGGGATgtgaagcaaacaaggaaaagggagagaaaaccaAAGTCATTCAGCTATGCTGAAAGCAACATTGAAAACATCGATCCTTTGCCCAGCACCATGTTCTGAGTTCCTCAGGGTGTCTCCCTGGGGTTTCCCCAGAGTCTTTAGCAGGGGAGGCACCTTCTGCCACTGTAGCgtctggaaatgccagagaggtcacagcacccagaggtgatgggcactccatcacagctgaggatgctgccaacggcagcggaggtggaggatcccacaacggtgttctgtgggaaggagctgaggatggggccaggcagggtcaccaccacagcaggaggctcaatgaagacggtggagttctggcactgcctgatgcagggctcattgcagctgttggccagaggtgtcgggccacagggccggcagggcaggcactggttgtagcaggacatgtctcagggctggaggtgcacctgggagagaggatACGGATAGTGAGGAGCACATGGCTGAGTGAAAAGCAGCCTGATTTCCCTGTCACAAAGAATCTAAGGCCACTACTGAGTGGAGAGCTGAAAGCTCAGCTTGAAGCCAGATGGTCCCATTTTCCTACAAAGAGGAGCCTGGACCATGGAGGACATTTCCTAGCACATAAACTAAAAGATCCCTCTGCCATGTCCCAGCCTCTCGCTAAGCAGACGCTCATCCCTCTTCCCTCTATCATGACAAAAACACCCAAGCCCCCCAGCACAAGCCAGAGCTAATATCAGCTGAGATGTCCACCAGGAGAGATCTCActtaggaaaagaaggaggaggagcttCAGACTCACCTGGTTCCTAAGGAGAAGGACGCCAGAGACCTTGGATCAAGGAGGAcctgaatgaaaggaacatgAAGCCTGACATTGCTGTGCTGTGAGTGGAAGGACAGACCCTGTGGCCTTCACAGGAAAGCCAAACAGCTGATGACCACTTTGGACCTGAGCCCACAAACAACTTCATGTCCCACATTGGAATCTCAGTCTGagcccagcagctctccctgggagGAAAGGGACGTTTGATTCAAGACCACATCCCCCAAAGCCAGCTACTGTCCCACAGGGCTGTCCAGTATAGACCCTCTTTTTGACAagggctgtgcccagtggggAAATTTTCTAAGGCCATCTCCCCTCCTGAATATCGATCAGCCTGAGCTCACATCCAGCTTGGAGACAGTACAGCCAAGGGCTTTCCCCCTTGCCTTTGAGAGACCTTAGTGAGATCAGagccagggagctctgctgggagagctcaGCCAGGGCAGGTTCCCCTCTCCGTGgagctgctgtttctgagctgAGGCTCTAGTGTAGCCACGATAGCTGACTGTTCCTTTTCTATTGCTACCTGAGAGCATCCAGCAGAACCCCGTGCCCTTCCCTTCCACATCTGGTTTTAAATGTCCAAGTTTCCAATGAGACATATTCGAGAAAATAAGAGTACTGTTAAAATAGCAAGCACTTGACCTCCAAACCTTCCTGCCATGCCCTGCTGCTGTGCCGTTTGCCCTCCCCTTGGCTCCTTCCAGGCCACCAGCCTCCCCGTGGCCGAGGTGCCCGTGCCGGGGACAGCCCGCGCCCGCCCTCCCTCACCGCCGGTGTCGCTGCGGGCAGCTCCGCTCCGGCCGGTCTCTGCCGCGGCGCCGCCTTCCTGCtcagggctgagccccggggcggaACTGGCGGAGGCGAAGAGGGGAGTAGAGGAGGCGGCGGAGAGGAGGGGGCGCGGCCGGAGCggagagccggggctggcggggggcagcgaggcgcgggcggcggagcggcgggatgcggcggtgccggggcgaaGGGCTGTCGGGGCTGGtcgtgctgctgctgggtgcgtggggctgTTTActcggcggcggggggccggTCTGAGGGCTGTGTGGGGCCAGGGCTGACCCTGGGGAGGCCCTGGCACGTCCCTGACTTCTTCACGTACTTCTCTAATCATCCTCCCATCCATCTCCCCCTCTGTTACATCACACATTCCATGTGAAAACTCAGTGCTCAGTTCTATGTTCAGCTCTccctatttcctttctttcatctgtGTCTTTCCATATAACTCATGGAGTCATTCCTTCCCCCTTGctactttctttcctttatccccttttcttcttcagtgactCCACCCTTTCACCTATCATTCATGCATTCATCTCTCCATCAAATATGAATGGACACTTCCATTAATGCACATGTTGACATCCTCTGGAAACACATCTAATTATCTCTAATTGTTCCTCACTGCTTCTAGTAGATTTGTTCTAGGAAACAGTAGCAGGGCTGGGCAGAAACTTTGagtggtttttcttctttatttcctcaGCAGTGGCTGCGGGCAGAGCCCAGGTGCAGCAGGAGCCGTCGGCAGAGACCCCCGAAAGCACCGGCATCAACATCACTTGCTCGCACCCCAACATACAGACCACGGAGTTCATCTACTGGTACCGTCAGCTCCCGGGACGAGGCCCTGCATTTCTCGTGCTCACTCGTAAAGACTCGaaagagctgcgggacccgccggggcggctgtgggtgtcggcagaccgccgctccagcgccctgtggctcgcccggccccggcgcggggacgcggcggtgtattactgcgccctgggagacacggggagaggagccggggctgcggccgggcaggaaccggcgcgggcggggccgggcgtgtgtgtcggggtcggggggacagccccgcgcgggcccgccagggggcgctgccgctccgcccgccggggccgcctcgccccAAGCGGCCACAACTGGCCCAGGCTTGCCGAGGCCTCCCAGCCCCCTCGCTCCCGGGAGACGCGCTCCCGACTCCCACGGAGTCAGTGGTTCAAGCTCCCCAGCGGCAGGAGAAGGGCATGTCGAGGTCAGAGGCACCTTCAAGCGCTCCCCAGAGGGGCTCAGTGGTGAGACCATGAGCTTGTTTGACAGGATTCAGCACCTCTGGAGTTGAGGCCCAGGAGACAGGGCAAAATGCTTGGCCTGAGCACACTGAGCACAGCCTCAAGGCATGCCAGGTTCCTCCTTGAGGAGTGAGTCAGAAAGGGATTTGCTGAGTTGCCCTCAGGGGCTGGAGGTCTGAGGGgagtgagagctggcaggagcctcTGGCAAGAGACTATGGGCTCCAGCCAGTCCCTGGGGAACCCTGTGTGACTCAAATAGCTGTCAGAGGTGGTCAAACCCCATGGGCAGAGGCTTCCAAGGCACAGAGGGAAGGATCAGCCCTGCTCTCTGTTCCAGCTGGACTTGAGAAATGTGTTTCCAGGCAACTCTTGGCAGGTGACAAAGAAGGCAGAGTAACAGGTATGGCCAGGCCAGCACACGCATCAGACACATGTTCACACACTTTTAGTCCCTCTCATCCCTTTCTCTGTCTTCCCACACTTGTTTTAGCCCAAACTGCTTTGATCCTTCCATTTTCCTGTGTTTGCTGCTTATTTTAAGCATGCCATGTCATGTGCAAtccaggaaaaaaactttttcactCTATCCCATAAGGGGTTTGATCCCCGTGTAGGTAGAAACACCCGGAGCTGAGAGGCAGCGCTTCTACACCGGACTATGCCTGAAATGATGCTCAAGCACCTTCTGACATGGAGGGCTGTATGGTGTATGAAGGCACGGACTCCGGCTGTGATAAGCACGAAatcatttattgcttctcaggcctcggcttttatacccaagctctaaaattttccatgcacctgctagacAAGTAAACGCTAACCCTGttgccttattcagttcccactaagataagtatgcaaagctgttttctgttccatgtttatattggacaGATTCCTCTTCATTTCGTCCATATTGACATCTGCGTTCctttttctgtgtgctgtgtTTACTGTCTTTGGCCatacgcaggcctctgcttgtagatctgccacagatcccccttttttgtttaacaccagaccatttattaacaaggtcacCATGACTCGTGCTTCTACTCgtcgtgacgctcttagcaggttatgtATCATactaaaaacaattaaaaacagaatcaaaaagaaccctgctaggcaattgtcgtggtttagcctcagacggcaacaaagaaccacgtgccgctcgctcgggccttcctaatacaggaagaatcgtaagaaaaggcaagactcttgggttgagacaaaggcagtttaacaggacagcaaagggaacaggcaaacaacaacaacaacacggataggggaatatacaaacacaattacagaaccgccgctccccgcctggACCCGGGATggcccagcccgcttttaagcagcaacttcctgccccctcccccggcagctcagggtaggcgtggctcacatggcatggaataccaggaaaaattaaccctatccccaccggaaccaggacagcaataaatacccagatttttaaatttagtgcagaaagcaattttttttttatttacccatgagaaatccttttgtaatgtttcaaatgcattgcaGTTCATTAAATCTTGAAtttttagtatttgagcttttagttgatcatgtaaaggacgaatattttgttgcaaaaaCATGTCAAAACCACCTTGGAGATGGTATTTAACCATTTCCAAGCCATGTAgcgacgtattccaggggagagatgtaacacaaagtctttgagagttgTACCCCCAATCACAAtacaatcacaatacagagaaagatgtgtttttaatgcattttgccgatcccctatccatattactgctgcttcTAAAGCTTGTAATCTGGCTAATATTTCTTCATCTATATGTTCTTGCGTA
Protein-coding sequences here:
- the LOC141732866 gene encoding feather keratin Cos2-3-like isoform X1 produces the protein MKGRYKSQPKSLLSHPLLWPPCPWEPDMSCYNQCLPCRPCGPTPLANSCNEPCIRQCQNSTVFIEPPAVVVTLPGPILSSFPQNTVVGSSTSAAVGSILSCDGVPITSGCCDLSGISRRYSGRRCLPC
- the LOC141732866 gene encoding feather keratin Cos2-3-like isoform X2 encodes the protein MSCYNQCLPCRPCGPTPLANSCNEPCIRQCQNSTVFIEPPAVVVTLPGPILSSFPQNTVVGSSTSAAVGSILSCDGVPITSGCCDLSGISRRYSGRRCLPC